In Drosophila nasuta strain 15112-1781.00 chromosome 2R, ASM2355853v1, whole genome shotgun sequence, a single genomic region encodes these proteins:
- the LOC132785939 gene encoding uncharacterized protein LOC132785939 translates to MAAKNFTQMLLLSCCFGLLLSHSEAAPRYSSNSLKRPFDLKASGSETYLAYTGSPQLPMQLTGNYNMILPDYYDNHPAESMQLQNFANFYDAETGNNDLGMDESQFLSSTPVRNPQPINAEEQRVRQHLPTIDVAVEKRALKNLKKGSTKPRGAEYPEWDQFDYDLYGVNPGDSKKYNHDF, encoded by the exons atggcTGCTAAGAATTTTACACAAATG TTGCTGTTGAGCTGCTGCTTTGGTTTATTGCTGAGTCACAGTGAAGCTGCACCGCGCTACAGTTCAAACTCGCTAAAACGGCCATTCGACCTGAAGGCTTCAGGCAGTGAAACATATTTGGCCTACACGGGCAGTCCACAGCTGCCAATGCAATTGACAGGCAACTATAATATGATCTTGCCCGATTACTACGACAATCATCCAGCTGAATCGATGCAACTGCAGAACTTTGCCAACTTTTACGATGCGGAGACGGGCAACAATGATCTGGGCATGGATGAATCGCAATTCCTCTCCAGCACTCCAGTTCGTAATCCTCAACCCATCAATGCCGAGGAGCAGCGAGTGCGCCAACATTTGCCCACCATCGATGTTGCTGTGGAGAAAAGAGCGCTGAAGAATTTGAAGAAGGGCAGCACAAAGCCGCGAGGTGCCGAGTATCCGGAATGGGATCAGTTTGATTATGATCTCTATGGTGTGAATCCCGGCGACAGCAAAAAGTACAATCACGATTTCTGA
- the LOC132786464 gene encoding uncharacterized protein LOC132786464: MPQHNIVCEWLRTIGLTQYGESFLENGYDELEICKQIGEIDLDAIGVDNPSHRGKLLKSVRTLREKGAAIVYVLINDPKAISNSNEILASDCDTPVTMKELEAVMKRHLEADGIRLTAHPYSTPEGKRGYLEGLAAHYSKQINMPYEDVLDAIEQVRLSKWKERHVRISTGHTLTRRGGVSSSGASSSGCSSGGSRLVGSSVLPTSHSQPLYVPGKYLPSSCLSNREENEIYSYTQNDLANRMARNAIDSKSALNLNGMQHSYPGARTNFFYDFSATEGRNKHKQRRTVFARFLQGLRQSGDELNATEGMQLKTNERLRSCGTMKRPEPPQDFEKTIQRLKTQKAAQKKAASAPRDIALHERNKEVAHSLANEMPLNNYTKHP; encoded by the exons ATGCCGCAGCACAACATCGTTTGCGAGTGGCTGCGCACCATCGGCCTAACGCAATACGGCGAAAGTTTCCTCGAGAACGGTTACGATGAGCTGGAGATATGCAAACAAATTGGTGAAATCGATCTCGATGCCATCGGCGTCGACAATCCCTCGCATCGCGGCAAACTGCTGAAGAGTGTGCGCACGTTGCGTGAGAAGGGCGCGGCGATTGTGTATGTGCTCATCAATGATCCGAAGGCGATTAGCAATAGCAACGAGATTCTAGCCTCCGACTGTGATACGCCCGTTACGATGAAGGAACTGGAGGCGGTCATGAAGCGGCATCTCGAGGCCGATGGCATTCGGTTGACAGCGCATCCCTATTCGACGCCG GAGGGAAAACGCGGCTATCTAGAAGGACTTGCAGCGCACTACAGCAAACAGATCAATATGCCGTATGAGGATGTGTTGGATGCCATCGAGCAGGTGCGTCTGTCCAAGTGGAAGGAGCGACATGTTCGCATCTCCACAGGACACACGCTCACCCGGCGTGGCGGCGTCTCATCGAGTGGAGcgagcagcagcggctgcagcaGCGGGGGAAGTCGACTCGTTGGCTCCTCGGTGCTGCCGACGAGCCACAGTCAGCCACTTTATGTGCCTGGCAAGTATTTG CCATCGAGTTGCCTGTCAAATCGCGAGGAGAACGAGATCTATAGCTACACACAGAACGATTTGGCCAATCGGATGGCCCGCAATGCCATCGACTCGAAGTCGGCGCTCAATTTGAATGGCATGCAACACAGTTATCCCGGCGCGCGCACCAATTTCTTTTACGATTTTTCGGCAACAG AAGGCCGCAACAAACACAAGCAACGACGCACGGTCTTTGCACGCTTTCTGCAGGGACTGAGGCAGAGTGGAGACGAGCTCAACGCCACCGAGGGAATGCAATTAAAG ACCAACGAACGCTTGAGAAGCTGCGGCACCATGAAGCGACCGGAACCACCACAGGACTTTGAGAAGACCATACAGCGA CTAAAGACGCAGAAGGCGGCCCAAAAGAAGGCGGCAAGTGCGCCGCGGGACATTGCGTTGCACGAACGGAACAAGGAGGTGGCACACAGTCTGGCCAATGAGATGCCATTGAACAATTATACAAAGCATCCCTAG
- the LOC132786469 gene encoding adenylate cyclase, terminal-differentiation specific, producing MLLLVCTLTLLSCGLAQHEYHYPHPQIPFHLTPQRPVREQPPPTRFVVQTLGPHGRTYELQTHKAPAIYVAHQTVQVPQQQQQQLQQQYHHAQQQHQQYQQQLPQQLHVQQPLQQLHTSAFKNPLLVNTNYQQTSASITAALPPPPPPPAGPAPSLGYAYSQSQAQGQAQQSVGANYYNAPQALTVATATQAQPAAQYGQPPQVQLQLQHGQQQEQQPHYNSNPQPYAIVTLPNGQRVLDAGHGSGPPPRGDHHSGGQQPPRIGDYSAQSQSATLDTYDYKQSVAGDARSYQRFVTQCQANGQCQQLTLSPGQIDGGHQQLLQAARSQTLPAASGCKKSHYVPPGAEHNAQGQLRPRGRRTYTHVQEQLVKYPYN from the exons ATGTTGCTTCTGGTCTGCACG TTAACGCTGCTAAGCTGCGGGCTGGCCCAACACGAGTATCATTATCCGCACCCGCAGATCCCATTCCACCTGACACCGCAGCGACCTGTGCGCGAGCAACCGCCGCCGACGCGTTTCGTTGTGCAGACATTGGGGCCACATGGACGCACCTATGAGCTGCAGACGCACAAAGCGCCAGCGATTTATGTGGCACATCAAACGGTGCAagtgccacagcaacaacagcagcaactacaacagcaataTCATCatgcacagcaacaacatcaacagtatcaacagcagctgccacagcagctTCATGTGCAGCAACCGCTGCAACAATTGCATACGTCAGCCTTTAAGAATCCGCTGCTGGTCAACACCAACTACCAACAGACGTCCGCTAGCATAACCGCAGcactgccaccgccaccgccgccgcccgCAGGTCCTGCGCCTTCCCTTGGCTACGCCTACAGCCAAAGTCAGGCACAGGGACAGGCTCAACAATCGGTTGGAGCTAACTACTATAATGCGCCGCAGGCTTTGACAGTTGCCACCGCAACTCAGGCACAGCCCGCGGCCCAGTATGGTCAGCCACCTCAggtgcagttgcagctgcaacacggacagcaacaggaacagcaacCGCATTACAACAGCAATCCACAACCGTATGCCATTGTCACATTGCCAAACGGTCAACGGGTGCTGGATGCAGGTCACGGCTCTGGGCCGCCGCCAAGGGGCGACCATCACAGTGGCGGACAGCAGCCCCCACGCATTGGTGATTACAGCGCCCAATCGCAGAGTGCCACACTGGACACATACGACTACAAGCAATCGGTGGCAGGCGATGCACGCAGCTATCAACGCTTTGTGACCCAATGTCAGGCGAACGGACAGTGCCAGCAGTTGACTCTCAGTCCCGGACAGATTGATGGCGGCCatcagcagctgttgcaggCGGCCCGTTCGCAAACGTTGCCCGCAGCAAGTGGTTGCAAGAAGAGCCACTATGTGCCACCAGGTGCCGAGCACAATGCCCAGGGACAGCTGCGACCACGTGGCAGACGCACCTACACTCATGTGCAAGAGCAGCTGGTCAAATATCCCTACAATTAA